Sequence from the Asterias amurensis chromosome 14, ASM3211899v1 genome:
TGAGCTATCTCTAGCATCACAGCACCTGAAAtggtaaacaaaattcaagaCTCTAGTGAATTTTAagttttcattaaaggcagtggacattattggtagttactcaatataattattagcataaaaccttactgggtgatatgtaatggggagaggttgaaaaacagtataaaacactgtgagaaacagctccctctgaagtgatgtagtttttgagaaagaagtaattttccacgaatttgatttcgagacctcagatttcaaatttggggtctcgaaatcaaccatataaatgcacacaacttcgtgtgacaagggtgttttttctttcattattatctcgcaactttgacgaccaatttagctcaaattttctcaggtttgttattttatgcatatgttgagatacaccaagtgagaagactggtctttgacaataaccattagtgtccagtgtctttaacacacagCGATGATGGAAACTGTGTCTTTTACATTTACATTCTAGAAGTTTTCTTTGCCTTCGAATTTAAGGAGGGAGGGAGGTCTTAAAATTCCTTTTAtttcaatttacaaatttagcttaaaataaataatcatgTTTAGTTTTCCCAAGTCAATTCACAAGGTTTACAAATACTACCATGTGAAACAAAagtatttttcaattaaatataACTTTGTGGACAATAATGGTATGTGTCAAAGACAAACACTTTTTGCGACCCAGCatttacatgaaataacaaacctgtgaaagtttaatctcaatcggtcatcggagtcataagaaagttgttttaaatAACTTCAACGCTTTCAATGTTTTCAATCATTGGTTTCCGACTCATTCCTGAAAAAACTGTATCATTTCAAGCTCAAATATGTCATAggaagttttccaccatgaccaGCTTTATATCATGTAAGTAAGGTGCAAGTttgtcaacatttgtattttcAGTCTTTTCAATGTTAAGCACAGTATTTAAACAGACACTCGAAACAGAAACACAGAAAAACAGAAGGATGCATTTGTCACAGAAATATGAAGGCAATTGCTTCATTCATTACCTGTGCATAAGATGATTTTTCCTTTGGTCAAGTACTTTATAGTCTGTGCTGTTTTCTTGAGACACTCCTCAGCCAGGTAGGGAGGGTCAGCAATAACAACATCAAATGAATGCTGCTGGAGATTGGATAATTCTAAGGGTGCATTGTAGTCATAGAAAACAAAGTCGTCTCCATAGACTGAAAATCGCTTATCAAACTCTAACAGAATCGTTGTACAGGATGGGGGCTTAACCTGCTGTAGTTTCTGATACAGTGTTGGTGAAGACACACATGCAATTCTgcatcattaaaaaaaagatatacAAATTATTGGTAAATATTGCATGCATTATATAATGATAGTTTTGATTTAAGTCATGCACAGAGGTGTCATCAGGGGTACAGACATCAATTAGGGACGCACTTGCCCCCTTTAGTTATGCCACTGCTTCTAGATATAACAAAAGGGCATGCTGTGTCTCATCTAATGTAGTATTATCCACATTTTCCTCCTAAAACATCCAAAGGTCATCTGTGCAAAATTAAGCTCACCAGAAAGCAGCATATTGTGTGCAATGTTTCtttcaattttaaaatcaacaggttttttcttcaaacttttGTTCACTTAATATTGGTCAGCCAGTTTTAAATGGTAAGACATTTGATTAGTTGGAATTTGGCTGGCAGCCATCTTGCTCACTGGCCAGTTGGCTGTCCAACTGGCTTTCTAAAATTCTTCCAGGGCCACCCATTAGATGACTGGATGGCTTGCTAGATGAGGACACTTAGGGCATGCCATTAAAACACTCTCTTGACTAAATAGAATTTTATAAACATACCTTCCACTCTCACCAGCTACTTCCAGGGCCTCCTTAGCCAAGACGTCACTAGTAACTTCATCATACCAAAACTGGGATAAATTCTGTATGAAATCAAATAAACAGGTTTGTAAGGAAATCTTCATTTCCATTTTGCATCTTCAAGGTATGTGATGTTAAACGATTGGTACAGTAAGGTCTGACCATCAGACAATGAGGTTTTCAATACAAATTGTCAGGGAAGGTCAGGGCTCAATAACATAAAACTGTGAAGCAAAGTTCAGAAAATGTTCTGCTCATCAAAAACTagaagggaaccagtcacaaacactATACATTACAGTTTGGCTGTTGGTAACCTGCTTCTATAAGCAAGactttctgtgctaagcaattttgtgcTTTACACTATGACAATTATCCCAGGCCCAGATTTTTGGATAGAAGCTTTTCGTACTAACCCAGTTTTCACTGATATTACTTCCTTGTGATTCTGATTCCGATGACTGAGTCTTAGCTTGGCTGCTGTAAAACTCTTGCAGAGCAGCCATTGTTTCTGC
This genomic interval carries:
- the LOC139947573 gene encoding EEF1A lysine methyltransferase 1-like; this translates as MSDSDDDVPQLSAETMAALQEFYSSQAKTQSSESESQGSNISENWNLSQFWYDEVTSDVLAKEALEVAGESGRIACVSSPTLYQKLQQVKPPSCTTILLEFDKRFSVYGDDFVFYDYNAPLELSNLQQHSFDVVIADPPYLAEECLKKTAQTIKYLTKGKIILCTGAVMLEIAQDLLGVTVCPFIPHHTRNLANEFRCYANFQTHFLNTDNR